The Danio aesculapii chromosome 22, fDanAes4.1, whole genome shotgun sequence genomic sequence tgaaagcatacggaGGCATGGGATGAGGGGATAGGTAGTGATTGTCTATTTGTagctgtgtatgtatgtgtgtgtaagcctgtagagtccaacaggtgtccttgacagggagtaggaatttcagagcgtctccttatcttgctatccaGGAGATGTTGTTTTTCTTCAAGATTAGAAAAAGTAtttcaactttaggtcaatatctgccaatttcacagatatttaatgtccgaaactcgtctccagatctggccaaatgtTCTTGCAGAGCCGTTAGTTTCACCCCGATGGTTTCCAATTTGCAGTCTAGGACCATAGTCTGAGCATTTGCGACCCTACACATATGCGTTTCAATCAAGCCAGCCAGCCTGATGGGGTTTGGAGCAGCACTGACTGCTTTCATCAATCGTCGATACCCCAGGACCCCGCATAAGCctatcagcagaaaccctgttatcaaagttccgaataggtaaatatcttcaatatcctccagaaaCAGAAGCCAGGCACAGGACGTGCTGCATTTAAAAACTACACTGCATTTAAAAGTGTCCTTATATGGTTTTGTGCTTTGAACTTTACTCGGTGTGGTGTGTATGTTTGGACATAAATAATGATACATAAAGTTGCAAATCTCAAAGTCCATTTCAAAAGgagatatttaattttaaaaaagaaactacAATTGGAGGTGTTTTCTGGCATTCGATTGTTGATAAATTTCCATCCTCCTACAGAAATTGAAATGATTGAACAGTGGGGTGTTAAAATGTTGACTCAACAACAGTGTTAAGAATCTGAAAGGTCTGGCATGGCAAAATTAGAGCATATATAGAATCCCTTTAACTACCCCTTACAACATTAAACCtctacaaattaagttaaagtctCCTGTTAACTGTTTTCTTTAATTGTATCATCAGCATTGGCTCAGATGTTTCTGTGTCTGTGAAGAGTGACTGGTCAAAAGACAACCCACCAGATTTCAGTGAGGAAAACCCATTATCTACCCAAAGGTAATTCATGTATTTCTTGTATTTGGTGTCATATAGGTCAAGCTAGAAAGTTtataaattcaattcatgtttatttctatagctttcacaatgtagattgtgtcagagcagcttaacgtagaagttctagtaaattaaaacggtgtcagtccagttttcagaattgaagttcagtttagttcagttcagtgtggtttaattttcgctgctgaaagtccaaacactgaagagcaaatccattgatgggcagctccacaagtcccaaaccaagctaGCTAGTGGCAACAGTAGCGAGGAACAAAACTCACCAAGTGACGATAATATGAATACTAATTATATGAATATGATGGCAATGTGAATACTCAATTACCAATTaatgataaattaattaatactaataaattaCTGGAAGGTTTGGCGTTCTCCtttttattatatcatatcatatcatattatagattttatatttatttacaggcTTCAGTATGAGACACAAGACTCTTTCCAGACTCACAGAATCCTCAAACCACAAAGTTTCAAAGAGAATCTATTGGGGATTTTCAAGGTTTTTGACAGTTTCATATTCATTTCTCAGAACAAGaatttaaattgcaaaaaaaattatttgtgcttttaaaagttacaatttgtacatttttatactgcattttacatatattttcaaatgtttgaatattcagttttgtttataatttgtGTTCTTTTTGCTTTGTGCAGATGCTGAAGAGCCAaataatcacattatttacaaatgagttagaaaagttcaataaaatattacaaaatgagAATGCACATTATTTTGTAAAGGACTTTAATGAGAACAGATCCACCATCACAGAAGCAGCTCTTGAGCTCACACTCTACTTCCTGAGAGAAATGAAGCAAGATGAAGCTGCAGATGCACTAGAAGGTAAGAGACCTAATATTAAAACCTAAAATATTGAGAACAATTAGGAATAAATATTTTTCCCCCTTGTTAGATAAGCTGTTTATCGGTAATCAGCTGAAATGTGGCCTACAGAAGAAGTATCAGTGTGTGTTTGAAGGAATTTCAAAGCAAGGAGACTCCACACTCCTGAAGAACATCTACAcagatctctatatcactcagggtgGCAGTGAACAGGTCAATACTGAACATGAGGTCAGACAGATTGAAGTTGCGTCCAGACGTCATAAAGCTCAAGAGAAACAGGTTGAATGCAGACATTTGTTTGAAGCGTCTGAACAAGACATGCAGATCAGAACTGTACTAACAAAAGGAGTCGCTGGCATCGGGaaatcagtctctgtgcaaaagtttgttctggattgggctgaaggaaaagaaaatcaagagatcagcttcatatttcctcttcccttcagagagatgaacttaaAGGAGAAAGAAAAGCTCAGTTTGATGGAGCTTATAACTCAGTTGTTCCCAGAGACAAAAGGACTGAACCTTACAAGAAGGTATCGATTcaaagtcctgttcatccttgatggattggatgaatgtcgtcTTCCTCTGAACTTTGCTGGTAATGAGACGTGTTGTGATGTTTCATCACCAGCCtctctggatgttctcctgacgaacctcatcaagggaaatctgcttccttctgctctcatctggatcaccagcagaccagcagctgccagtaagattcctcctgactgtatcgaccggctgacagagatacgaggattcaatgatgcacaaaaggaggagtacttcagaaaAAGACTCACAGATGAGAATCAGGCCAAAGAAATCATTGATCATGTTAAACAATCAAAGAGTCTCTTCATCATGTGCCACATCCCtgtcttctgctggatttcagccactgttctccagaaCATTTTACAGGAGAAGACAAATAATGATGTGAAAAACAATCAGACTGATGACGCCTCCAAAACACTGCAGGAATCAAACACTGAAGACActcccaagactctgacacagatgtacacacactttctgcGCTTTCAGATCAAGCAGAGCAGACGAAAGTATAGTGGGGAAAACACACCAGATGTGTCCTGGGATAAAGACACCATCCTTTCCCTGGGGAAACTGGCATTTGATAATCTGGAAAGAAACAACTTAATCTTCTATGATACAGACCTGGAAGCCTGTGGTGTTGACTTCTATAAGGCCTCAATGTATGCTGGCATGTGTTCCCAGATATTTAAGGAGGAAACAGGGATTGTTCTTGGTACCATGTACTGCTTTGTTCACTTGAGTGTTCAAGAGTTTATTGCAGCCCTTTATGCACATCTGTTTCTAGATATcaacaaaaaaagtgtgtttgATCAAGACTCTAGAAACAGAAATGAGTCCATGATTGATTTGCTGAAGACTGCAGTGGACAAGGCACTTGAGAGTGACAATGGACACCTGGACCTTTTCCTTCGCTTCCTTCTCGGCTTGTCACTCCAATCCAATCGACGACTCTTACGAGGTCTATTGACACAGCAAGACCACAATGACCATGAGGAAATAATTCAGTACATCAAGCAGAAGTTTGAATCAAATCTTtctccagagagatccatcaatctgttctactGTCTGATTGAACTAAACGATGAAACTCTGGTAAAGGAAATTCAGACTCACCTTAGCACAGGAAGTCTCTCATCTGCTGATCTTTCACCTGCCCAGTGGTCTGCTCtggtctttgtgttgttgacatcAGAGGAGAAGAtggaggagtttgagcttcaAGAATTCAAGAAGTCAGATGAGTGCCTCATCAGGCTATCAGCAGTCATCAAAACCTTCAGAAGAGCTCTGTAAGTCTGTTATACATATAATTCCCACTATGAAAATGCAATAATCTATATTGACCTGTAGTGataatttttttcttgaaataaTGAATGTATGTCCTTTATGTTTAAAAGTCATTCCTCACTTTTaagtgataatatatatatatatatatatatatatatatatatatatatatatatatatatatatatatatatatatatatatatatatatatatatatatatatatatataaatatacatatatatatatacatatatatatatatatatttatatatatatatatatatatatatatatatatatatatatatatatatatatatatatatatatatttatatatgcatatatgcatgtCTACAATTGTTTATGGCTGATTAAGTAAATATAGTTTTCTTTCATGCATTCTTTTGAAATCTCACTATGGGAACAGCTTTGGGCATGACCAATCCTGGAGGCATCAATTACATTAGGTCTGTCAGTTGACAGACCAATAATAGCAGTGTTTTCAAAGTCCTGTCTTTGATATATCACTGCCTCTGGTCCATATTCTACCTGGTCTTTTCTCAGTGAAGATCAGTTTCGGAAACAATATTCAGCAGATCCTCCTGACCACTAAACTGTTGCTCCTCAGCCAGGGAGAAATAGTGAAAGAGATCTCTCCTAAACCAGGGATGCACTTGGAAAAAGAATTAGGTCCCACTCAGACTGTTTAGGCCAGGGATGTCTaaagtcctggagggccggtgtcctgctgactttagctccaacttgctttaacacacctgcctgaaagtttctagtatacctagtaagagcatgattagctggttcaggaggGTTTGATTCAAGTGGGTTTGATTCCATCTTGGATCTCTCCAGGACcaagtgtggacacccctggtttaagccTTCTAGGACTGATGGGATCAATATTGTCTTTCATTCCTTTTGGCACTGTTGCAAATGAAAGAGTTTCAGCATTCGACAGTGGGACTGCATTTGTGTTCAAATCATCACCTCAGTCCTAAAGTGATTCATATCATCACTTTCCATTCTTGGTCTCTGGAGAGATCAAACTGTTCTAAGCAGGGTTGAGCATAGTCAGTACACAGATGGTAGATCACCTGGGAAAACTGGGTAACTGacgtggtgttagtgaggccaccAGGAGGTGCTTACCCTGGAGTCTCTGTGGGTTCTAATACCAGTGAAACTATACTGTAAGAAGCACCATCTTTTTTATTAGTCGTGAAACTCAGGTCCTGACATTTGTCATAATCATATGACACTTTATGTAAAACTATGTTTACTATCTTTAGTACGGCTGTTTAGTTTCACCGAGCTGCTTATCACGCTCGAAAaacttaaactaaaatgcacaactcttgttgattgtacccgcgggatgcacaataaACCTAATACACCATTCTTTTAGTTTAATATTCTTATGTGAACCAACCGcagatgctttgtcatgttggtcgCGACACTCTGCTTTGCAACTTATTAGtgttttttattacaataattacacttagctttgccatcgttgttcaccacatgtagccactcttttgagcacatcttgcggtccatctctaaacaaatgtttagattattattaaagGTGTTCtccagcggcgaagttcctggcagagtagcgagtgaaaaaaatgtgcatgcagaaatttttattacaagttgtgttgtttttatataaatatatatatatatatatatatatatatatatatatatatatatatatatatatatatatatatatatatatatatatatatatatatatatatacacaaaggaataatcgtcattattattcgtgattaacattttgagcaaaataatcatgattatcatttttttctgttatcatgcagccctattaccaacatagtttgttgatttgatgtttcccaaatccatcattacAACGAAACTGCGTTGCATACCTGTATGTTTGCAATGATAACTGTAGTAGAGTTGtactagagctgtagttagaagcagagTTCATGGCTATGTCCTGTTCCTTTCAAATgtgcaacattaaaaaaaaacattaaagtcatctctcttacgtagtttttttttcagttcagttttagcaatcttttTGAAGACAATTGCGCTCGCTTAAAGTAGGGTTGGTGAtatgaccaatttggcatcgaacgatgtctaatgtgaaataaCATcgtgatggatgatggcatcgtcatcataggcggaggtgaattaattattatatataacgaaataattatttgtagccgacagtttcaactacctgacccgcatggtctttgttttacctataAACAAATCCTAAATACATATAGATAAGTTGCACACAAATTACCTCCTGTCGATCACTTTTTCTGCAGGAGGTTTGTCGGTAAAAAAAGTGCACAactaacagtatctgaggttttcactaaaattactaagtacatgtgtgaaagtgaaagactgaagcagtgtactgacgctgtgacacaatACTTGATAGACTCAAAAGACAGGAGAGTCGTTAGattagacaagattaattaaatatcacgtttaacagctatagtgagacgccgtccagcggtacatccttgataaactgtccgatgtgcactgctctctagaGCACAGACGAGCGCATTACATTTCCGATCCCCATTCACCGGTTTGGCTCCATCTCTGTCTCTCCTTTTCATGGTACCTCTTCACTTACAGCTGTGTCATGTGACTGCTATCGcatcatccaaatggatgctgcacactacaCTAATGGTGGTGAGGAGAGACCCCCTCAATtgattgtaaagcactttagGTGTATGGCGCTTAAGGTGTCTTGAGTGTAAAAAAAACCCTGCCTGTCCATGTGTTGTTAATGTTTTTCCACACATGCATATGTTCCCACTATGTTCTGCAAACTGTGGGCCTTGTGCTTGTGTATTCTTGCATCACTCAGCTGGTTCCCATCCATGCTTAGACTAGCACACCTCAAATACAGGAGTTGTCTGTATCTAAAAAGAAAGTACAAAGGTTAGGTTAAGTACATAACTCTGATTGCCTGAGAAGAGGGGTGAGGTACCTGACTTAATTTTCCTAAAGAATTGAGCACTACcacaatatatacagtagtatATGATGATGGCAGTTACAGCAAGGCAATTTAAACGAGATGATTTTCAGCATTTTGCAAGCAAAGCCAGTTGTTGTAAACCTCCAGCATGTACATTTAGATGGAGCAGAGTTTACTGCAGAGTTGTAGTGCACAGATAAGCCATGCAAAAATCGACTTGAATTTCTAATGCAGTTTAGTCTGTCAAAAATGACATGGAGATAATCATTCTGTGATAAGGGCTGCTTTATGCTGCTTCTCAAAGAACTGCAGCTAtagtaaatgtaaaattacaattACATGTTATTATAGTAACATGTTTTTACTCGCCTCAAAACTACagttgagtgtttgaaataaatccttctgtgagaCTCTTACATTAGTTATACTGATTCAATAAAAGCAGCTAAATCTTCTGATTATTAAGCAAGCACTGTTTTCCACATGAGATTTCCTCTGTGTTTCTtaatgtacagtgcatctggaaaatattcatagcgcttcagtttatccacattgttttatgtaacagccttattccaaaatagattaaattcatttatttcctcaaaattctacacacaaaacgaCAATGTGAAATGAGAGttgtgaaattgttgcaaattttatatatatatatatataagaaaacctcacaaaaaaaaaaatcacataagaTATTGGGCAGGTCAATACATGAGGCTGCTGGAGGATAAATGTTTACTGAAGACTTCATGTTGAACATGGCCTATGCAGTGTTTTGGAGGAGCAaatcagaaaatgtaaaaattcaggAAATTAGAAATTTATGTCAAATAACACATTAGGCTTTAAATTAGCTGTGAATGAAACACAATAGTCATGTCGCTATACAACAGCTTAAGCTTGGCTGAGGTTTGATGCCAGGGTTTAGACATCCACGCTGCATGTGTATTGTCCCAGTCCTGCGAGTGCTCAGTTGTGTGTTCCTTCACTTATCAGGCACTTGTGTCCAGTGTCATGTGTAATCCTGTTTTGATAATCATACAACACatactatttaaataaacaaataggatTATTTTTCTTGTAGGTTAAATGACTGTAACTTAACAGCGAGAAGCTGTTCAGCTCTGGCTACAGTTTTCAGATTTGATAATAGTCTAAAAGAGCTGAACATGAGCAATAATaatctgcaggattcaggagtgaaggcTCTCTGCTCTGGACTGAAGAATATAAAGTGTCATTTGGAAATTCTGAAGTAAGTTGTGGAATAGgagaaaatgtcaaataatatACTGTTAATATAAAGTAAGATTTATCTTATTAAGCTCTAATTTAAACATTCGGTTTCAGACTGTCAGACTGCAGTATCACAGAGAGAGGTTATAAagctctggcttcagctctgagatcaaacccttCACACCTGATAGAGCTGGATCTCAGAGGAAATGATCCTGGACAATCAGGAGTGAAGGAGCTCACTGAGTTACTGCAGGATCCACACTGTACACTGAAGACACTGAGGTGAGACTAAATAAATGTTGTCCTGGTAAATAATTagcaattattattactaataaatcTTGTGGTATTTTCTGTTGCACCAAGTTTATATAAGAAGTGTACTGACTCCTGCTTGATCTTGTCTTCTTCAGGTGTTTTAGTCCTGCAGCAGAGGAAGTCTGTCAGTTTGTGACTGGAGTTGTGGGTCAAAACCCATTACTCCTGAAAGAACTGAATCTGAGTGATCGTGAACTAGAAGACACACAAGTGAATCAACTCATTGTTCTACTGCAGGATAAACATTGCCAGATCAACACAATCACGTGActaatttacattgttttacaCTTTACAGACCTACAAAAAAGTACTTTGAAAAGTCAAAATTTGATTGAACATCTAAGACCTTGATCACTCTGAACACACTTTTTTACGTTGAGAGGCGCCCTCTTTGAATGGTTTCCTAATGGCCATGAGCGTTTTATGCACTTCTTATGTGCCCTGCGTGCCTCAAATTTCAACCACCTGCTGCACCTCACCTTTTTTCCATTGCACTGTGTGTCTGCAGTTGGAAAACAATTCTGAGCAGAAAAAGTGTGctacgtcattcattcattcgttttcttttcggcttagtgcctttatcaatccggggacgccacagcggaatgaaccgccaacttatccagcacgtttttacacagcggatgcccttccagccgcaacccatctctggcaaacatccacacacactcattcacactcatacactacggacaatttagcctacccaattcacctgtattgcatgtctttggactgtgggggaaaccggagcacccggaggaaaccaacgcgaacgcaggaagaacatgcaaactgcacacagaaacgccaactgacccagccgaggctcgaaccagcgactttctttgTGCTATGTCAGTCGTATCATTTTCAATCttcaatcaaataaaagcagaggcggagtttccgtcgaggtgacagcagtgtttgtgttgtcaagacaactagaGAGACTTTTTAAAGCTTGAGGGGAGACTAGTGGTGACTGTTTCTGTTAtctggagctgtatgacttcacaaattgtgaatattataatattattaaatattacaatgctaAAAACGTCAACAGCAGAGCTCAcacacaatacgcagctgattcagtggttgcctagtGACACAAAATGCGCAGcacactttttttcttgtcaacaaaaaaggtcCACTGCACTGGGTGCAGCTTGTGTTCCCATAATGGAAAAGCGCATTTGGTGCAGTTGGCCCCTAATGAAGCATTGTTATTGCTGTTCTTTGaactattatattaaaataatacttctgctcatttcttttctttctcttcaGGCTGAATAATAACAGGATTACAGCAGAAGGTTGTGCTGCTCTGATTTCAGCTTGTAATTCAAACTCTTCAAATCTGATTGAGCTGAATCTGAGTGGAAACAGACTAGGAGACTCAGGAGTAGAGAAGATCTGTCATATGCTGAGATATACACACTGCAGATTAAAGAAATTgaagtgtgtatttttatatttgtttccaCTTGTTGAAATAGTTTGTTATtaacaaagtttaaaaaaagttaaacttGTTAATTAAAAAAGTGACAATTTTTGTTTGGATAGCTTGATGGATAATGAcagattttataattttttatttaataaaattagtaTACTGAGGTGATTCAATAGACATTACTGtatgcatttgttgttttttctgtttattgcCAAAATAATCATCATATTGTTATGGTTTTTTGCACACTTGGTATTTTTTACGTAATTATAATATTCAATTACTAACATGTATTTGAACTTTAAtttcatgtgtatttttatttagaacAACACATGCAGCACTAAACTTATTTCATGTTCGTTTCATCTTCATTAAGAGAAGTTTatgttgaatgttttttttttcttctgtatgcTGAATAACAATTTTAATTATCATAGATCAAACAGTACATTTAATGATAGCTACTTGTGTATTTAGTCTTTCAGACTGCAGTATCACAGAAGAAGGTTATAAagctctggcttcagctctgagatcaaacccttCCCACCTGATAGAGCTGGATCTCAGAGGAAATGATCCTGGACAATCAGGAGTGAAGGAGCTCACTGAATTACTGCAGAGTCGATGGCATTCACTGAGAACCCTGAGGTGAGTGTCTTTAAGTACAATGGTTTTTGaaaagaaaatggtcagaaagaTATTTCTAAAAGCTTAAAAGTACTGAAGGAAAAGAAATCTTGAAATGGCAGGTAATGTCAGTGTACTTCTCCTGTCTTCAGGTTTTTGAGTCCTGCTGCAGAGAAAGCCTGTCAATTTATGATGGGACTTGTGGGTAAAAACCCTTTCCTCTTGAAGGAACTGGATTTAAGTGGACAAAAACTTGGAGACACACTAGTGCATCAATTTGCTGCACTACTGCAGGATAAACACTGTCAGATCAACAAACTGGTGTAAGTTTTATTTTAGCCTACTAACGTTTgagaataaaaaaatgcttttgtttaCTTTCCCTATTGTCATCCAATAttgacttttttgtttattaGAAAAGAAATTCAGAGTTTTGGAAAACAATTGTGCAGAATTTTCTTTGTATAGTTTTGGCGATTTAGCTTTCTCTTTTGTTCGAAATTCAAACATTACTGCAATAATGGCCACAAAATAATTACAGAAAAGGcaaatcattcatttttcccCTCTAGACTTTCAGACTGCAGTATCACTGAAGAAGGTTATAAagctctggcttcagctctgagatcaaacccttCACACCTGATAGAGCTGGATCTCAGAGGAAATGATCCTGGACAATCAGGAGTGAAGGAGCTCACTGATTTACTACAGGATCCAAATTGTTCACTCAACACACTAACGTGAGATAATGTATAAGAccacaacagcaacaaaaaagagatataatgcaaaacaaatacaattcGGATTCATTTGTAATTTACGATACATTATGCAGCTtgtattaactttaaaaaaatagctgAACTGAATTTTGCTTCTTCTCATTATCTGCAGGTGTTTTAGTCCTGCTGCAGATGAAGCCTGTCAGTTTGTGACTGAAATTGTGGGTAAAAACCCTTTAACCCTTCAAAAGCTCAATCTGAGTGGGCATAAGCTTGACATAACAAAAGTGAAGCTTCTCGCAGCTCTACTGGAGGAAAAACACTGTCAGTTCAAGAAACTTGTGTgagtatatttataaataatcaaCTACCGGATACATTTAATATAACCTCTTGAAACAATTCTCTACTTGTGTTGATGCATGTTTTGAAAATTAGTTTGAGACAACGTGAGACTTATTACCAACACTAAATTGTATctaagatcttgtccttttggtaaTGGCTCAAAACTCATGACAGTAGATCAGTAGATACATCAACCCGTTGCTGCTGCCTGCCCACAATCGTTTTCTCACTCGTGAGAGATTTGAACTACTCTACCTTGAACGAGGACTGTTCTCCAACCTGGAGAGTACAAGTCATCCTTTTTCAGTTAAATACCTTGGCCTTACAATTGGAAGCACTAATTCTTATCCCCAACACATTACACTACAGAGGTGTGTACAACATCCAGAGACTTGGTGTTCTAGGGGCAGATCTCATTCAATCCTGAAGCCTTACCTGCACGCGACATCAGATTTCAGCTTGAGGGAATCAGCTGCTTCCTCTATGGAAGGCACGTCAGTGGAATTAAGGAGATTATCAAAGCATTTCTTTCACCATCCAATTACCATTCAATGTCAGCAGCTACCCACCTCCACTATAACCAGTGTTGGTGAACAACTGCTTCCACCTGACAGTTTCAGAATCTCATTGGGccaactgatgatcctctttcaTAGTCTACTCAAACTCTTTGGTTTTCTTTCTGCGACTGCCCAGCCCATAGCATGCTTGACCTTTCAATACCTTTCAGTTGACTTGGGAGACTCACAAGCCAAACAGACTCAATAAGACTCCCTCTAGTA encodes the following:
- the LOC130216650 gene encoding LOW QUALITY PROTEIN: NACHT, LRR and PYD domains-containing protein 12-like (The sequence of the model RefSeq protein was modified relative to this genomic sequence to represent the inferred CDS: inserted 1 base in 1 codon); translation: MSEECGMDSSSEMSLSEDDSSVSVKSDQSKEFDQPNFSEEKPTSIRSIGSDVSVSVKSDWSKDNPPDFSEENPLSTQRLQYETQDSFQTHRILKPQSFKENLLGIFKMLKSQIITLFTNELEKFNKILQNENAHYFVKDFNENRSTITEAALELTLYFLREMKQDEAADALEDKLFIGNQLKCGLQKKYQCVFEGISKQGDSTLLKNIYTDLYITQGGSEQVNTEHEVRQIEVASRRHKAQEKQVECRHLFEASEQDMQIRTVLTKGVAGIGKSVSVQKFVLDWAEGKENQEISFIFPLPFREMNLKEKEKLSLMELITQLFPETKGLNLTRRYRFKVLFILDGLDECRLPLNFAGNETCCDVSSPASLDVLLTNLIKGNLLPSALIWITSRPAAASKIPPDCIDRLTEIRGFNDAQKEEYFRKRLTDENQAKEIIDHVKQSKSLFIMCHIPVFCWISATVLQNILQEKTNNDVKNNQTDDASKTLQESNTEDTPKTLTQMYTHFLRFQIKQSRRKYSGENTPDVSWDKDTILSLGKLAFDNLERNNLIFYDTDLEACGVDFYKASMYAGMCSQIFKEETGIVLGTMYCFVHLSVQEFIAALYAHLFLDINKKSVFDQDSRNRNESMIDLLKTAVDKALESDNGHLDLFLRFLLGLSLQSNRRLLRGLLTQQDHNDHEEIIQYIKQKFESNLSPERSINLFYCLIELNDETLVKEIQTHLSTGSLSSADLSPAQWSALVFVLLTSEEKMEEFELQEFKKSDECLIRLSAVIKTFRRALLNDCNLTARSCSALATVFRFDNSLKELNMSNNNLQDSGVKALCSGLKNIKCHLEILKLSDCSITERGYKALASALRSNPSHLIELDLRGNDPGQSGVKELTELLQDPHCTLKTLRLSDCSITEEGYKALASALRSNPSHLIELDLRGNDPGQSGVKELTDLLQDPNCSLNTLTLSDCSITEEGYKALASALRSNPSHLIELDLRGNDPGQSGVKELTELLQDPNCALKTLRLLRNLDAEEVCQFLTGVLGINPLLLKELNLSDRKLGDTQVNQLSALLQDKHCKLNNLQMRDCDLTEESCSALASVLRSVSSSLKDLDLSNNNLQDSGVKLLSDGLKDSKLEKLSLSDCSISGEGYKALASALRSNPSHLIELDLRGNDPGQSGVKELTDLLQDPHCTLKTLRFLRSPAADEGCQFVTGIVGKNPLLLKELNLSDRELGDTQVNQLSALLQDKHCKLNTLILCDCSITEKQCEILTSALKANPSHLRELNLSGNXIKNVGVKHICELLNDPRCYLQRLRLRNCDMTGKGCSSVTTALKSNPSHLRELDPSGNKLGDSGFKSLSDLLMNPRCKLEILALCDCSIKEKQCVILTSALRSNPSHLRKLDLSGNKLKHKRVKHFYDVLKDSRCKLEGLRLRHCSIQDEDCFDLILALKSNPSHLRELDLSGNNLGDSGMKNLSDLLMKPQFKLEKLVLSECRITEEQCVILTSALKSNPSHLRELNLSGNQIGNREKDILCDMLNNPHCKLKKLRLNSTT